TCATTCCTTGGTTGGGCTAGATCGAGAGACAGCCAAGCAAGACTTTGGTGAGGTCCTATCTAGCTCCACCGCATCAGCAGACCAGATTGAATTCATCAACCTGATCATCGACCACCTAACCCATCACGGCGTTATGGAACTGGGCTTGCTATACGAGTCACCCTTCACAGACATCAGTTCTCAGGGTCCCGAAGGAGTATTCGGCCTCAACCAAGTAGATGCGTTGATATTAGTGTTAGAAAACATCTACCCTGCTGCGGCTGCATGAGGGTTGAGGCAATCACTCCTTCGATATCCTCTTACACTCAACTTGCTACATCACGCCGTTACTTTTCGGCCAAAAAGAACCTAAAAAAGCGTAGGAAACCAGCCTTCTTGCTTCCTACACACTCAGAATCACAAAACAGCC
Above is a window of Trichocoleus sp. FACHB-46 DNA encoding:
- a CDS encoding type I restriction-modification enzyme R subunit C-terminal domain-containing protein, whose protein sequence is MLDSGVGTPEHWEHTKQISQGLGLFIHSLVGLDRETAKQDFGEVLSSSTASADQIEFINLIIDHLTHHGVMELGLLYESPFTDISSQGPEGVFGLNQVDALILVLENIYPAAAA